The sequence below is a genomic window from Bacteroidales bacterium.
TGAGACTCAGATGTCGTTATTCCTGCAGAATTAAGCCAAGTCAATGCTCTTTGGCTGGCGTTAATTTCAACTGGTAGCGTTATAAATGAGAAAAGTGTTGTAAGTGCAAACAAAAGTATTCCAATAAAAAGTATTGCCGGAAATGATTCAATTAACAATATCCCTGCTAATATCACCCACTGTACCCACTGCGAAGCAAAACTCACAACTGGCACAAGAGCCGAACGCATCTCTAAAAATGCATAAGCTCTGGCATGTTGTACGGCGTGACCACACTCATGTGCTGCAACAGCAGCGGCGGCAACATGTCGTCCGTTATAGACATCTGGACTTAAGTTAACTGTCTTATTTTTAGGGTTATAGTGATCTGAAAGATAGCCCTTAACCGAAACAACTTTCACATCGTAAATGCCGTTTTCTTTTAGCATTTGCTCGGCAACCTCTTTGCCACTCTGTCCGGCACTTGTTGGTATTTTCGAATATGCAGCAAATTTCGATTTAAGTCGAGCTCCGACAAGCCAACTTATACCCATTGTTGCAAAAAATATGATCCAAATCAATGACATAATATTAAATTTTAATTACGTAAATTTTTTTATAATGTTGTCGCAAAAACTTTACCAATAGTTAATACGCCAAATTGACAGTAATAATTGTGTGTTAAGACAGACAACCTATTCGCAATCAATGTGTTTTGTTTAATTTTTGCAAACTATATTAAACCCTTATTCTTCTTTTCTCTGATTTTTTCCAACATATCAACTGTCATTGAAGCCAAATCGTATGTAGGTTTCCAGCCCCACTCTTTTCTTGCACAGCTGTCATCAAGGCTGTTGGGCCAGCTGTTGGCGATTTGTTGTTTTACAGGGTCAATTTTGTAATCCATTGTAAACTGTGGGATATGTTTTTTAATCTCGTTGGCGATAATTTCAGGGTCGAAGCTCATTGCCGTGACGTTGAAAGAGTTTCTGTGAACAAGTTTGTCGGGATTAGCTTCCATCAAATCAACACATGCTTTAAGGGCATCGGGCATATACATCATATCCAAGAAAGTTCCTTTTTCAAGATTGCATGTATAGCACTGTTTTTTAATGGCTTCGTAGTATATTTCAACTGCATAGTCGGTTGTTCCACCACCGGGAAGGGTTACGTTTGAAATTAATCCTGGGAAACGCACCGAACGAGTATCTACGCCAAAACGGGTAAAATAGTAGTTGCTTAGTAATTCGCCTGCTACTTTGCAAACACCGTAGATTGTTGTTGGACGCATTATGGTGTCTTGTGGTGTATTATCGGCTGGAGTGTTTGGTCCAAAAGCTCCTATTGAACTTGGGGTAAATACGGCGCATTTCTCCTCTCGTGCTATCTCTAAGCTGTTTTCTAATGCACCCATATTGATTTTCCACGCTAACGTTGGGTTTTTCTCTCCTGTTGCCGAAAGCAGTGCAACTAAATTATAGATAGTGTCAATTTTATATTTTTTGACTATCTCGTGAAACTGCTTACTATCGGTAGCATCCAACTTCTCAAAAGGTCCAGATTCTGCTAATGCTTTACATTTTGTTTCATCAAGATCTGCTGCTACGACATTCTGCGCACCATATATCTTACGTGTGTAAGGGACAAGTTCCGAGCCTATTTGACCGCCGGCTCCGATAACTAATATTTTTTTCATATCTATACTGTTTTATATGTGAACGTAATCAATTAGCAATGAACAAAGATAGTAAAAATGTTGCTGATATTGCTTATAGCACTTCTACAACATACTAACGTGTCTTTTATTTATGTGTAGTAATACCGATTGTAAAAAACAGTGTTATTAAACATCAACCGTTTTGTTCTTTATACCAACCGGCGTACATTAAATAGTTGTTGGCTATTTTTTCAATCATATTTTTCGACTGCTCTGGCTCTATCTCCTTTACTTTTTTTGCAGGGATACCTGCATAAACAGAGTTTGGCTCAACAACCTGACCTGCTAAAACTACCGAACCCGCTGCAATTATTGAATTGCTACCTATTCGGGCATCATCTAACACAACAGCTCCGATTCCTACTAAAACATTATCTTCGATGATACAGCCGTGTAAAGTGACATTATGGCTTACCGTAACGTTGTTTCCGATATGTATTTGCGATTTCTGATACAACGTGTGCAAAACCGCACAATCTTGGATATTTACACGGTTTCCTGTTCTTATAGAATTAACATCTCCGCGTAGTACAGCATTGTACCATACACTACATTCATTGCCAAGAATAACATCACCAACAATTACGGCTGTTTCAGCAAAAAAACAGTTTTCGCCATATTTTGGAACAAATCCACGGACTTCTCTAATAATAGCCATGACTTAAAATTTACATTAATTGATTAAAAGTCCATCACGCATCTCAATTCGTCTGTCAGCCATTGTTGAGAGTTCACTATCGTGGGTAACGATTACGAAAGTTTGCCCATACATATCGCGAAGCTTAAAAAAGAGTTGGTGCAGTTCTGTGCGGTTTTTAGAATCGAGGTTTCCACTTGGCTCGTCAGCGAGAATAAATGATGGATTATTCATTAATGCACGGGCAACTGCTACACGCTGCTGCTCTCCACCTGATAATTCGGAAGGTTTGTGATTTACTCTCTCACCTAACCCAATTTGAGACAACAACTCATGTGCTCTCTTTTTTGATTTTTTTAGGCTTGCTCCTCCAATCATTGCAGGAATACAAACATTCTCAAGAGCAGTAAATTCAGGCAATAGACGATGGAATTGGAAAATAAATCCAATATTACTGTTTCTAAACTCCGATAGCTTTTGATCTTTCAGGGAGCTAATTTTAACACCTTGAATAAAAACCTCACCCTCATCTGGTTTATCGAGCGTTCCAATAATATTCAACAAAGTTGTTTTTCCTGCACCCGATGGACCTACAATTGCAACGACCTCGCCTTTGCTTATCTCTAAATCAATACCTTTCAAAACGGTTAAGGTGTCATATCTTTTAACAATATTTTGAGCCTGAATCATAATCGAGGGGTTAAAGTGTAAATAAAAGCAAAGCAAAACTACCCTTGCCGAAGAGTTCGATAAGGGTAGTTTTTATATTTAAAAGGATAGTTGTATTTCTATTTTACTTTTGGTCTTCATCTGCTTTAATAGCTTTCCTTTTCATTAAATCGTAAGTGATTGGAGATGCGATAAATAGCGATGAATATGTACCAACGGCGATACCGAGCATCATTGCAAAAACAAATCCACGTATCACTTCACCTCCGAATGCAAATATTATAAACAGCACCAAAAATGTTGTTGATGACGTAATTATCGTACGGCTTAATGTTGCGTTCAATGATTGGTTCATAACAAGACCTATCTCTCTGTTTTTGTACAATCCGAGATACTCTCTAACACGGTCGAATACAACAACAGTATCGTTGATTGTGTAACCAGCCACAGTCAGAATTGCTGCTATAAAAGATTGGTCAATCTCCATTGAGAATGGCATTGCGTAGGCAAACAGTGAATAGAATCCCAAAATAAAGATTACGTTGTGTGTAAGACCAACAACTGCACCTAAACTGTAACGCCAATTTGAAAAACGTACTAAAATATATAAGAAAATAACAAACAGAGCAGCAATAATTGAGTAGACAGCTGATGTTTTGATATCATCTGCAACGGTAGGTCCTACTTTCATCGAACTCATTCTACCTATTGATTTTTGTCCATCGCTAACAAAATCGTTGTAGCTTAAATCAGTGTAGAATTTAGACAAACCATTATACAGTTTGGCTTCAACAATATCGTTAACTTCTACTGTTTTTTCAGGGTCGTTATTTCCTGATATTATGCGATATTCTGCTATCTCCTCATCGGTTAGTTCGTGGTCGGGGTCAATCAAGTGTCGAGTTGTGATTTTTACTTGATCTGTGCCTCCGAATGTTTTAACATCAGGTGTGGTTCCATATTCTTCTTCCAAAGCATCACGAACATCTTGTACCGTAACTTCCTTATCAAACCGTACTATATATGAGTAACCTCCCGTAAAGTCAACACCTAAATTAAATCCTTTGACTACTAAAGAAATTATTGATATAATCACAATAGCACCAGAAATTGTATATGAAAATTTGCGTTTCTCAAGGAAATTGAATTCTGTGTTTCTAAACGCTTTTTCTGAAATTTTTGTAGATAATGTAATTGGTTTGTTCCTTTTTAGCATTGCTTCAAAAACAAGCCTTGTAATGAAAATTGCTGAGAACAACGAGGTTAAAATACCAATTCCCAAAGTAATAGCAAAACCATAGATAGGTCCTTTGCCGAAATAACCAATAATAATGGCTGTCAGCAATGTTGTAATGTTGGAGTCGAGAATGGCTGAGTAGGAGTTTTTGAAACCATCGGCAATTGCTGTTTTAATGCCTTTACCTGCTAAAAGTTCCTCTTTTACACGCTCATAGATTAGAACGTTGGCGTCAATCGCCATACCCATTGTCAGCACAATACCTGCAATACCCGGCAACGTTAGAACAGCTCCAAGCGATGCTAAAACTCCCATTAGGAAGAAGAGGTTGGCTAACAATGCAATATTGGCTACTAAACCTGCGTGTCGGTAGTAGAACAGCATAAACAGAAGAACTGCCGCAAACGCAATAACGAATGACCACAACCCTTTGTTTATTGTCTCTGTACCAAGCGATGGACCAACAATTTCTTCTTGGATAATTCTTGCTGCAGCAGGCATTTTACCCGATTTAAGGATATTTGCCAAGTCTTTTGCTTCAGCCACAGTAAAGTTTCCTGAAATTGATGAACGACCCTCGCTTATTTCCGTTTGAACAACCGGATAGCTGTAAACATAATCATCAAGAACAATTGCTATTTGTTGTCCAATATTGTTTTTAGTTAAGCGCGCCCATTTTTTTGCACCTTCGCTATTCATCACCATTGTTACTTGTGCCGTAGCTTGGCGATCGCCGAACTCTTCACGTGCATCAACTATAACGTCACCAGATAGAGCTGCAAGCCCTTCGCGGTTATTTACTTTGATAGCTATAAGTTCGAAGTAATTCTTTTCAGCATCAATAGGTTTAACACCCCACAAAAACCTAATACGCATTGAGCGTGGGAAAATGTTTTTAACCTCTTCTAAATTTAACATCCTATTTACTAACGCAGTATCTTTTTTATGCGCATAACCAACTGCAGCTCCCTGACCTATTGAGCCATCTTGCATTACACGTGGGTTAAGTATAGCAAAAAGCGGGTTTTCTTCTTTCCATTTATTGGCGTCAAACTCCTCTTTTGCTTCAACTTGAGTTGTATCAACGATTTCTAAAAGTGATTTACTCTCTTCTTCAACTTTTTCTTCTTGAACAACAGCCACACTATCAGCAACTACATCAGCTTTTTCGGCTTCATCGGTTACAATGGATTGTTTAGCGAGGTTTATTTCACGTATCCTTTGGTTTGCTTGAAACAGATATTGGTAAACCTCTTCATTTGAGTATGTTTCCCAAAACTCAAGGCTTGCCGTTCCTTGCAAAAGTTTTTTCACCCTTTCGGGGTCTTTAATACCGGGAAGTTCAACCAATATTTGTCCATCAACACCGAGTGGCTGGATATTTGGTTGTGCAACTCCAAATCGGTCGATACGATTTCTTAAAATAGTAAAAGAGTTGTCAATAGCTGCACGTGTCTCCTCTTCAATTATCTTTAGCACTTGTTCATTAGTGCTATTGAAGCTGATTTTTTCTTTTAGGTTTTTTGTTCCGAAAATAGCCGCTAATTGTCCATTAGGTGAAAGCTCAGAATAGGCACGTCCGAAAAGGGTTACAAAACTCTCTTGGCTATTACGTTGATAGCGTTTTGCTAATTTAAGTGCTTCCCGGAATGTACTGTCTTGTGAATTATCGGCTAAGGCAACAATAACGTCTTCAACTGCAACTTGCAAAATAACGTTCATACCGCCTTTAAGGTCAAGACCGAGTCCGATTTCTCTATCTTGTACTTCTGCGAAGTTAAATTTTCTAATCCACAAAAAATTATATACCGGTTCACTTGCCATTGAGTCAAGATAAAATGCTTCTCTATCACTATCAACAAGATTATCGGGTCCGGTTGCATATTCTTTTGCCTGTTTGCGTACTTTGCCTGCTATAAAAGTGAAAGACAACTGATACAGACATACTAAAGCTAATGCAATAGCTACAAATTTGATTGCTCCTTTATTTTGCATTGTAATTTATGTTTAAAATATCTGACAAATTATTTTTTCAAATCGAAGCGCAAAGGTATCTAATTTTTTACAATTATTTTGTTACTATCTGTTTTTTTTCAAACCGTAACAGTTTTAGACATTTTGTTCTGCGTTTTCGTTTACTGTTTTTTTATTTTTATCTATTGTTTTAAAAAATTTGCTTTGAAATAAAATTAGGTATATAACCCCGCAAGTTATTGCACTGTCAGCAATATTGAAAACCGGACGGAAAAACAGAAAGTGCTTATTAGCCCAAAATGGAAACCACGATGGTAGATGTGTATCAATAATCGGAAAATAGAGCATATCAACTACATGTCCTTGAAATAGAGGCGCATAGCCACCGGCTGCGGGTAAAAATTCGGCTACTTGACCATAACTTGATGAAAAGAGAACTCCGTAAAAAACACTGTCGAAAATATTGCCCATTGCTCCCGCCAAGACAAGCGAAACGCCTACAATAACACCTTTTGGAGCGTTGTGCTTTTTAATTAAATAATTCAAATACCACAGTATTCCAATAACAGCAGCAATTCTTATAAGTGTTAACACTATTTTCCCGAAAGTTCCACCGAATGCCATTCCAAAAGCCATTCCGGGATTTTCTGTAAAATGTATCAAAAACCAATTTCCAAAAACCGAGAACTCCTGCCCAATAACCATATTTGTTTTAACCAAGATTTTCGACACCTGATCGATTATCAATGTGGCTGAAACAACTAATATTATAAGGTTTTTTGGTTTTTTAAAGTTTAACTTCATAGAATCACAACAAATCTACATGCCTTACAATCATCTACTTGTATATCAAGTTTTGATTGGCATGTAATTTTAAGACAAATTTATCCACAACAATATTTAGTTTTTGTTTTGGGCATTTTTTGCTTCAATGCTCAATGTTGCATGTGGCACAGCCATTAAACGTTCCTTTGGAATTAGTTTTCCTGTCTCTCTGCAAACGCCGTATGTTTTGTTTTCAATACGCACTAAAGCAGCTTTCAAATGCTGAATAAATTGCAGTTGTCGTTGTGCTAATCTGCTTGTCTCTTCTTTCGATAAAACAGCTGCCCCCTCTTCAAGCACCTTGAATGTTGGAGATGTATCTTGTGTATCATTTCCATCGTTATGTGCAAGAGAATCACGTAATATTTCATAATCGTGCTGAGCCTGTTCTAACTTTTTTAGAATAACTTCCTTAAACTCGGCAAGTTCTTCTTCGGAGTATCTTGTTTTCTCGCTCATTGCCCTTCCTCCTTATTTTTTAGTTAACTTTTTCGATTAATATTTGGGTTGTCAAATCTTCTTCCAACTCTACATCTTTAGCATCTTCAACTTCTTGATCATCAAAAAGTACTATTTCTGCTGCTAAGACTTGCGTTGAAATATATTCACTATGATTATTTACAGCCGTATCTATTAGTTTGTGACGACGAATATACAACTTTATTTTATCAGTCACATCTAAACCGCTATCTTTTCGCATATTTTGAATACGATTAATCAACTCTCGTGCTATTCCTTCATATCTAAGCTCTTCGCTTATCTGAATATCTAAGGCTACTGTAAGCTGACCTTCCGATGATACCGCCAATCCGGGAATATCTTCCGAAACTATCTCAACATCATCAATTCCTATTTCAAACTCTCCTGACGCTCCTTGCAAAACAATTTTGTTTTCAGCTTCAATCTGATTGATTTGCTTTTGTGTCATTGCTGTGATTGTAGCTGCAACATCTTTCATCTGTTTGCCAAAGCGAGGTCCGAGCGTTTTAAAGTTTGGTTTTACTTTCTTAACCAAAATATCGTCTGAACTTAAGATATACTCAATTTCCTTAATATTTACCTCCGACAGTATAATGTTTTCAACCTCTGCGATATCATTTTTCATGCGCTCATCGAGTACAGGTATCAATATTTTTTGTAGCGGTTGACGAACGCGTATATTGACTTTTCTTCTTAGACCCAAAATCATTGAAGATATTCGTTGAGCCAATTTCATTTTGCGCTCCAAGTCGGTATTAATCACCGAGTTATCCGCCTTTGGAAAATATGACAGGTGTACGCTTTGTGATTCTTTGCCTGCATTAGTTAAATCGCGGAATAATCTGTCTGAGAAGAATGGTGCTATAGGTGCCGACAATTGAGCAATTACCTTTAAACAGGTGTATAGTGTTTGGTATGCTGCAATTTTATCAGCGTTGTACTCTCCGCCCCAAAAACGTTTTCTGTTCAATCGAACGTACCAGTTACTTAAATCTTCATCAACAAAATTGGCAATCAAGCGTCCAGCACGTGTTGGCTCGTAGGTGTCGTACAACTCTGTAACCTCTTTGATTAGAGAATTTAATCCGCTTAATACCCAACGGTCAATTTCCGGGCGATTTGCAACAGGTATTTGCTCTTCCTTGTTTGCAAAGCCGTCAACATTGGCATATAGCGCAAAGAATGAGTATGTATTATAAAGTGTGCCAAAAAACTTGCGACTTACCTCTGCAACTCCCTCAATATCAAACTTTAAGTTATCCCAAGGCTGCGAGTTTGTTATCATGTACCAACGAAGTGGGTCGGCACCGTATTGATCAATAACTATAAACGGGTCAACGGCATTGCCAAGTCGCTTGGACATTTTATTTCCATTTTTATCTAACACCAAACCGTTGCTGACAATGTTTTTGAACGATACGCTATCACTTATTATCGTGGCGATTGCGTGAAGCGTAAAAAACCAACCACGAGTTTGATCAACGCCTTCGGCTATAAAATCTGCCGGAAATAGTTTGTCGAAATTCTCCCTGTTTTCAAATGGATAGTGCCACTGCGCATAAGGCATTGCGCCCGAATCGAACCAAACGTCTATTAGGTCTAACTCGCGTTGCATTGGTTGCCCTGTTTCGCTTACCAACAAAATATCATCGACAAATGGGCGGTGAAGGTCTATTTTTTCGTAGTTCTCTTTAGAGTAATCGCCAACGGTAAATCCTTTTAACGGATTCTTTTTCATAACGCCCTTAGTAACAGCCTTCTCAATTTCTGAATACAACTCCTCGACTGAGCCAATACATTTAATCTCTTTCCTGTCGGCTGACATCCAGATAGGTAGCGGTGTTCCCCAGTAGCGTGAACGAGAAAGGTTCCAATCTACAAGGTTTTCTAACCATTTACCGAAACGTCCCTCGCCTGTAGATTGCGGTTTCCAGTTGATTGTCTTGTTCAACTCAATCATTCTGTCCTTTACTGCGGTGGTCTTAATAAACCAAGAATCAAGAGGATAGTACAGAATAGGTTTGTCCGTGCGCCAGCAGTGTGGATAGTTGTGGACATATTTCTCTATTCTAAATGCCTTGTTCTCTTTTTTAAGCATTACGCTTATATCAACATCGGTATTCTCTTCCGACTTTCCGTCCCATGCAGGGTCGTATTCGTTTTTAACATATCGTCCGGCAAAATCGCGATATGTGTTTATATCAACATATTTTTTTACAAAATCGTCGTCTAAATCCTCAATGCGATAAAATCTCCCTTTTCTGTCAACCATTGGTTCGGGGGCTAACGCTTTGTCTCTCAATATCAGAGGAGATATGCCGTACTGTTTGGCAACGCGGTCGTCATCGGCACCGAAAGTTGGCGCGATGTGGACAATTCCGGTTCCCTCTTCTGTTGTAACAAAATCACCAACAATTACCTTAAAGGCGTTGCCTTCGGGTTTAATCCATGGTATAAGCTGGTTGTAGCTTATACCCTCTAACTCTTTTCCTGTGAATTTGGCTAATACTTTAAACGGAATTTTTTTATCGCCCGTATTGTACTCATTCATAGGGATTTCAGCATTTGCAGGGCTGAAATATGTGTCTAACTTATCTTCTGATAATATTACCGAAATAGGCTCGCCTGTATAGGGATTAAATGATTTGACAAAAACATAGTTGATGTTTGCTCCTACAGCCAAAGCTGTGTTAGACGGCAGTGTCCAAGGTGTTGTCGTCCAGGCTAATATATAAACCTCTGTATCGGTTTTGTCAAAAAGTATTGATGATTTTTTATCTTTAATGACTGAGAATTGCGCAACAACCGTTGTGTCTTTTACATCACGATAGCAACCGGGCTGGTTCAACTCGTGGGTACTTAATCCTGTTCCTGCGGCGGGTGAAAAAGGTTGAATGGTTTTGCCCTTGTATAGCAATCCTTTATTAAATATCTCTTTCAGCAGGTACCACAATGTTTCGATATAACGGTTATCGTAAGTGATATATGGGTTATCCATATCAACCCAGTATCCCATTTTATCGGTAAGCTCTTCCCATGCGTCTGTAAAGCGCATAACGTCAACGCGACAGTGGTTGTTGTACTCCTCAATAGATATGGTTTTTCCGATATCCTCTTTGGTGATTCCGAGCGATTTTTCAACTCCAAGCTCTACAGGAAGTCCGTGAGTATCCCACCCTGCTTTTCTATCGACTCTAAATCCCTGCATTGTTTTGTAACGGCAGAAAACGTCTTTAATGGCGCGCGCCATAACGTGGTGGATTCCGGGCATTCCGTTTGCCGATGGCGGTCCCTCGAAGAAGATATATTCAGGACCATCTTTTCGTGTCTCTAAACTTTGTTCGAATGCCTTTTCACTCTCCCACTGTTTTAGTATCTCTTTGTTTACAGATGGCAGGTCAAGTCCTTTGTACTCTTTGTATTTCCTTGTCATGAGAATTGTATATGCTTGTATCAAAAATTCGGCAAATATACGAATTTACGGTTTAAATGCAAGGGGGTTTTGGGATTTATAGTAAACGGAGTTGTTGGTTTGTATTAGCTACCTAAATTGTCGGACAGTATTATAGGAAATAAACTGTAAATTTGTAGCAATAAAGAAGAGAACTTTCTGCAAAAACGATACACGAATTATTAGTTTTACGTTTAGGATTGTATTATATTTGTTTCGTAAATTATACGTTAGCACCAATTAAAACAACGAACCAAACAACAGTCATAAATAGAAAATATTAAAATGGCAATACCTGACTTTCAATCATTTTTTTATCCCGTTTTGAAATATAGTTCAGAACACAACGAAATTTCTTTGAACGAAATACGCGAGTTTTTAACTCATTATTTTTCTCTGACAGATGAAGATAAAGCTGAACGAATTCCAAGCGGGACACAGACAAAATTTGACAATCGTATTTATTGGACAAAAAGTTATTTTTCAAAAGCCAAGCTAATTGAAAATACAAAGCGTTCACATTTCAAAATAACTGATAGAGGACGCAGTTTTTTGAAAAAGTTTACCAACTATATTTCAATCAACGACTTAAAAACTATTGATGAGTTTAGAGAATTTAACGAAGGAACAACTTCAACAAATGAACAAGGTACAAAAATCACAGATACAACAGTAACTGAAACTGTTACGAACATTGAAACAAAAACCCCACTAGAAAGACTTGAAGAAAGTTACCAGTTCATAAAACGTGAATTAGCTTCTGACCTTTTAGAAAAAATTCGTGTAAACACTTGGCAGTTTTTTGAAGACTTAGT
It includes:
- a CDS encoding restriction endonuclease; the protein is MAIPDFQSFFYPVLKYSSEHNEISLNEIREFLTHYFSLTDEDKAERIPSGTQTKFDNRIYWTKSYFSKAKLIENTKRSHFKITDRGRSFLKKFTNYISINDLKTIDEFREFNEGTTSTNEQGTKITDTTVTETVTNIETKTPLERLEESYQFIKRELASDLLEKIRVNTWQFFEDLVIDLMVKMGYGGSRNKAGESIKRRNDEGIDGIINEDKLGLDVIYLQAKMWKEETNIGRPEIQKFVGALHGQRAKKGVFITTSSFAKTAIDYVKSIDPKVILIDGETLANLMIEYNVGVTPIETYQIKKLDLDYFEQ